Within Paenibacillus albicereus, the genomic segment GACCGGTGACGCTCGAAGCCTGCGTCTTGGTGGCGGAGCGCGCCCGCGCGGCCGGCTGCCGCATGCCGTTCATCCTGTTCAGCTATTTCAACCCGGTGCTGCAGTACGGGCTGGAGCGCTTCTTCACGCTCATCCATGAGAAGGGCATCAGCGGCCTCATCATCCCGGATCTGCCCATCGAGGAGGATGGAGAGGTGCGCGAGATGGCCGCCGAGGCCGGCATCCACCTCATTCCGCTCGTCGCGCCGACGTCCAAAGCGCGCGTGCAGCGCATCGCGTCGACCGCGCAAGGCTTCGTCTACTGCGTCAGCTCGCTCGGCGTGACGGGCATGCGCAGCGAGTTCCACAGCGGCATCGAGGAGTTCCTGCAGTCGGTGCGCGAGGCGGCGCCGGTGCCGATCGCGGTCGGCTTCGGCATCAGCAGCCGCGACCAGGTCGAGCGGATGAGCCGCCATGCCGACGGCGTCATCGTCGGGAGCGCGATCGTGCGCCAAGTCGAGGAGGCGCTGCCGCTGCTGGCAGAGCCGTCGACCTATCGCGACGGCATCGCGCAGATCGGCCGCTTTGTCGCCTCCCTGCGAGTCTGACTTGGTGCACCGCTTTAAAGTGCTTTCAACTTCCCTGAAACTGTGAGACAATAGAGGGCATGACGCGGGAAGCGGACTTTACTTTTTATGAGGTGAACCATGAATACAAAACGCCATATCGTGGACCTGCCCGTCTACCAGCCGGGCAAGCCGGTGGACGACGTCAAGCGCGAGCTCGGCCTCAGCGAGGTCATCAAGCTCGCCTCCAACGAAAACCCATACGGAAGCTCGCCGCTTGCCAAGCAGGCGATCCTGACCGAGATCGAGAACAGCAACATCTACCCGGACGGCGCGAGCGTCGAGCTGACGGCCGCGACAGCAGGCCATCTCGGCGTCCGTCCCGAGCAGCTGATTTGGGGCAACGGCGCCGACGAAATCATTCTCATGCTCGCCCGCTCGTTCCTGGAGCCGGGCGACGAGACGATCATGGCCGACCTGACGTTCTCGCAGTACCGCCACAACGCGGTCGTCGAGAACGCGGCCATCGTCGAGGTGCCGCTCGCAGACGGCAAGCAGGATCTGCCGGCGATGCTGGCGGCGGTCACCGATCGCACCAAAATCGTCTGGATCTGCTCGCCGAACAATCCGACCGGCACGATCGTGACCGAGCGGGAGCTCGTTTCCTTCCTGGACGCATTGCCGAAGTCTGTTCTCTGCGTGCTCGACGAGGCCTACTGCCACTTCGTGGACGACCCGGACTATCCGGACAGCATCCGGCTGCTGGACCGCTATCCGAACCTCGTTTCGCTGCGGACATTCTCCAAAATCTACGGACTTGCCGCGCTGCGGATCGGCTACGGCATCGCCCATCCGGACGTCATCCATGCCATCAACCTCGTGCGCGAGCCGTTCAATACGGCACGCGTGTCGCAAGCCGCGGCCAAGGCCGCCCTGTCCGACCAGGCGTTCGTCGACAGCTGCCGCGAGAACAACTTGCTCCAGCGCGACTATTTGCAGGGCGAGTTCGACCGGCTCGGACTGGCTTACTTCCCGACGCAGGCCAACTTCATCCTCGTGGATGTCGGCATGCCTTCCCGCGAGGCGTTCGACCGGCTGCTGCGCCGGGGCTTCATCACTCGGGCCGGCTGGTCCAAGTATCCGAACCGCTTGCGGGTATCCATCGGCACGGCGGAGGACAACATCAAGTTCGTCGCCGCCCTGGAGGAAGTGCTGAAGGAAGCGACGGTGCGAAAGTAGATCGATGACCAAAATCGCCATTATCGGAGCGGGCCTCATCGGGGGCTCGCTCGCGTTGTGCTTCAAGGGACAGCCCGGTCTTTTCGTAACGGGCTACTCCTATCGCCAGGAATCCGCCGACAAATACGTCCAGCTCGGCGTCGTCGACGAAGCGACGACCTCGCTCGAGGATGCCGTGCGCGGAGCGAATTTCATCTTCCTGTGCGTGCCGGTCGGCCTGCTCGCTGATTACGCGCGCCGCATCAGCCTCCTGCCGCTCGCGCCGGGCTGCGTCGTCACCGATGTCGGCAGCACGAAGTCCGGCGTCGCCGAAGCTGTATCGGGCATCGATTGGCAAGGCGCTGTCTTCATCGGCGGCCACCCGATGGCGGGCTCGGAGCGGGCGGGAGTAGAGGCGGCCAGCGCCATCCTGTTCGAGAACGCCTACTACGTGCTTACGCCGGAGGCGGGCACGCCGACGGATGCCTTGGAGCGGCTGACCGAGCTGCTCGGCCACACCCGCGCCAAGATCGTGCATATGGATCCTTCGGAGCATGACGAGATCGTCGGCGCGATCAGCCATCTGCCGCATCTGATCGCGGCCGGGCTCGTCAACCAGGTGCGCCGCTACAACGAGTCCAACGACGCTTATGCGATGCTGGCCGCCGGCGGCTTCCGCGACATCACGCGGATCGCCTCGAGCGATCCGGTCGTCTGGCGGGACATCCTGCTGGCGAACCGCGAGATCGTGCTGCGGCTGTTGGGGGAGTGGGGGGCAGAGCTGGACCGGCTCGCCGACATCCTGCGCAAGCAGGACGGCGAGGCGATCAGCGATGCGTTCCGCGCTGCGGGAGCGTTCCGAAGCAGCTTGCCGGAACGCCGCAAGGGCGTGCTCCAGTCCATCTACGAATGCTATATGGACGTGCCCGATCATCCCGGCATCATCGGTAAGATCGCGACGGAGCTCGGCAACCGCCGCATCAACTTGAGCAACCTGCAGATCATCGAGAGCCGGATGGACGCACCCGGCGTGCTCCGCCTCAGCTTCCGCACGCAAGGCGATCTCGACCAGGCGCTTGAAGCGCTGGAGCAGCTCGGATATGCCGTGAAGAGCTGAACTGCGACGCATCAAACGCCTCCCGGATGCAATCCGTCCAGCGATGGCCAGAGCTTCCGCCACGCGAGGCGTCTTCTTCGGCTCCGTGCA encodes:
- the trpA gene encoding tryptophan synthase subunit alpha, with product MNRIDETFAALKAEGRAALIPFVTTGDPSLDATVDIVLELERSGADMVELGVPYSDPLADGPVIQQASERALRGPVTLEACVLVAERARAAGCRMPFILFSYFNPVLQYGLERFFTLIHEKGISGLIIPDLPIEEDGEVREMAAEAGIHLIPLVAPTSKARVQRIASTAQGFVYCVSSLGVTGMRSEFHSGIEEFLQSVREAAPVPIAVGFGISSRDQVERMSRHADGVIVGSAIVRQVEEALPLLAEPSTYRDGIAQIGRFVASLRV
- a CDS encoding prephenate dehydrogenase, which produces MTKIAIIGAGLIGGSLALCFKGQPGLFVTGYSYRQESADKYVQLGVVDEATTSLEDAVRGANFIFLCVPVGLLADYARRISLLPLAPGCVVTDVGSTKSGVAEAVSGIDWQGAVFIGGHPMAGSERAGVEAASAILFENAYYVLTPEAGTPTDALERLTELLGHTRAKIVHMDPSEHDEIVGAISHLPHLIAAGLVNQVRRYNESNDAYAMLAAGGFRDITRIASSDPVVWRDILLANREIVLRLLGEWGAELDRLADILRKQDGEAISDAFRAAGAFRSSLPERRKGVLQSIYECYMDVPDHPGIIGKIATELGNRRINLSNLQIIESRMDAPGVLRLSFRTQGDLDQALEALEQLGYAVKS
- the hisC gene encoding histidinol-phosphate transaminase, translating into MNTKRHIVDLPVYQPGKPVDDVKRELGLSEVIKLASNENPYGSSPLAKQAILTEIENSNIYPDGASVELTAATAGHLGVRPEQLIWGNGADEIILMLARSFLEPGDETIMADLTFSQYRHNAVVENAAIVEVPLADGKQDLPAMLAAVTDRTKIVWICSPNNPTGTIVTERELVSFLDALPKSVLCVLDEAYCHFVDDPDYPDSIRLLDRYPNLVSLRTFSKIYGLAALRIGYGIAHPDVIHAINLVREPFNTARVSQAAAKAALSDQAFVDSCRENNLLQRDYLQGEFDRLGLAYFPTQANFILVDVGMPSREAFDRLLRRGFITRAGWSKYPNRLRVSIGTAEDNIKFVAALEEVLKEATVRK